A single Vigna radiata var. radiata cultivar VC1973A chromosome 8, Vradiata_ver6, whole genome shotgun sequence DNA region contains:
- the LOC106769924 gene encoding ribosomal lysine N-methyltransferase 3 isoform X2: MKSKGFQWSDALEFVDTPGEGISVRALCQLEEGDVVAKMPKEACLTTKTSGAREIIEEAGLDGHLGLAFAIMYERSLGEDSPWYGYLQLLPHQECVPIVWTLNEVNELLCGTELHQTVQEDKALIYEDWKENILPLLDLAPLKLNPKFFDIEQYFAAKSLISSRSFEIDDYHGFGMVPLADLFNHKTGAEDVHFTAMSSNYESGSDVDGSNNDEGIVKEEVALAQNSSTDMTASIDANVGNNIDSDLESSSVSEDDTSMLEMITIKNVSSGTEVFNTYGLLGNAALLHRYGFTEQDNSYDIVNIDMELVLQWCSSAFSDRHSRARVSLWRRLGYSACGSQDSEYFEISFDGEPQIELLILLHIMLLLDDAYQKLDLSVSVAGNCPESNGGTTHLNGNIFPNEAFNMSKKSLLPKRVCDALLSLADMRESLYGLNSVEDDIEALERCSLDRERKLYHSLVLRINERKILQKLRNYASQPFEINKHSSPRKKMKRTTEKSD, encoded by the exons ATGAAATCGAAGGGTTTCCAGTGGAGCGATGCATTGGAGTTTGTGGATACACCTGGCGAGGGAATATCGGTGAGAGCTTTGTGCCAATTGGAGGAAGGTGATGTTGTGGCCAAAATGCCAAAAGAAGCTTGCCTCACCACCAAGACTAGTGGGGCACGTGAGATCATTGAAGAGGCTGGTTTGGATGGTCATTTGGGGCTAGCATTTGCCATCATGTATGAGAGAAGCTTGGGTGAGGACTCACCTTGGTATGGATACCTTCAACTCTTGCCTCACCAAGAATGCGTGCCAATTGTTTGGACCCTCAATGAAGTAAACGAGCTTTTGTGTGGTACTGAGCTTCACCAG ACTGTGCAAGAAGACAAGGCTCTGATTTACGAGGACTGGAAAGAGAATATTCTTCCCCTATTGGATTTGGCACCTTTAAAGCTAAACCCGAAATTCTTTGACATAGAACAATACTTTGCTGCAAAAAGTCTTATATCTTCTCGATCCTTTGAGATTGATGATTACCATGGTTTTGGCATGGTTCCCTTGGCAGATCT ATTCAATCATAAAACAGGTGCTGAGGATGTGCATTTCACTGCTATGTCCTCTAATTATGAATCAGGTAGTGATGTGGATGGTAGTAATAATGATGAGGGCATTGTTAAGGAAGAAGTAGCATTGGCTCAAAATTCCTCTACAGATATGACTGCATCAATTGATGCTAATGTTGGGAACAACATTGATAGTGATTTGGAGAGTTCTTCAGTTAGCGAAGATGATACTTCTATGTTAGAGATGATTACGATAAAAAATGTCAGTAGTGGAACTGAG GTATTTAATACTTATGGGCTATTGGGTAATGCTGCTTTGCTCCATAGATATGGATTTACCGAGCAAGACAATTCCTATGATATTGTAAACATAGACATGGAGCTGGTACTTCAATGGTGTTCTTCAGCTTTTTCTGACCGCCACAGTAGAGCAAGAGTTTCCCTTTGGAGAAGGTTAGGCTATTCTGCATGTGGCAGCCAAGACTCCGAATATTTTGAGATCTCATTTGACGGAGAACCTCAAATTGAACTCCTCATTTTATTACACATCATGTTATTGCTAGATGATGCTTACCAAAAGTTAGACCTATCGGTATCAGTTGCTGGGAATTGTCCTGAATCAAATGGTGGAACTACCCATCTGAATGGTAATATCTTTCCTAACGAAGCATTTAATATGAGCAAGAAGTCCTTGCTGCCTAAAAGGGTTTGTGATGCCCTGTTGTCGCTAGCTGACATGAGGGAGAGTCTCTATGGTTTGAATTCAGTGGAAGATGATATTGAAGCATTGGAAAGGTGTAGTTTAGATAGAGAGAGGAAACTGTATCATTCTTTGGTGCTGCGCATCAATGAAAGGAAGATTCTTCAAAAGCTCAGAAATTATGCTTCGCAGCCATTTGAAATCAATAAGCATAGTTCACctaggaagaaaatgaaaaggacAACAGAGAAATCGGATTGA
- the LOC106770572 gene encoding zinc-finger homeodomain protein 3-like has product MESSNLYADQRADKKIIIIRYTECLKNHAASIGGNATDGCGEFIADGEEGTLEALICSACNCHRNFHRKEIESSDSYITPLMILPNTTQIGPILAQLSPHKSGSISPSDVSDEKDCENGIRKEVGNNATEKVKKRFRTKFTQEQKEKMFLFAERAGWRIQKLDESVVQNFCQEIGIKRRVLKVWIHNNKNTFAKRNPFTS; this is encoded by the coding sequence ATGGAGTCAAGCAATTTATATGCTGATCAAAGGGcagacaaaaaaataataataataagatacaCGGAATGTCTGAAGAACCATGCAGCTTCAATTGGTGGCAATGCAACTGATGGTTGTGGCGAGTTCATTGCTGATGGAGAAGAAGGCACGCTTGAGGCTCTCATATGCTCGGCTTGCAACTGCCACAGAAACTTCCACAGAAAAGAGATAGAGTCTTCTGATTCCTATATCACTCCTCTGATGATTCTTCCTAACACTACTCAGATAGGGCCTATTTTGGCTCAGTTATCTCCCCACAAAAGTGGTTCAATTAGTCCTTCTGATGTGTCTGATGAGAAGGACTGTGAAAACGGGATTAGAAAGGAGGTGGGAAATAATGCAACTGAAAAGGTGAAGAAAAGGTTTAGAACCAAGTTCACACAAGAGCAAAAAGAGAAGATGTTTCTTTTTGCAGAAAGAGCAGGGTGGAGGATACAGAAGCTAGATGAATCTGTGGTGCAAAACTTTTGCCAGGAGATTGGAATCAAAAGAAGAGTCCTCAAAGTGTGGATTCACAATAACAAAAACACTTTTGCCAAGAGAAATCCCTTCACTAGCTAG
- the LOC106769924 gene encoding ribosomal lysine N-methyltransferase 3 isoform X1 translates to MASRRLRAFNRWMKSKGFQWSDALEFVDTPGEGISVRALCQLEEGDVVAKMPKEACLTTKTSGAREIIEEAGLDGHLGLAFAIMYERSLGEDSPWYGYLQLLPHQECVPIVWTLNEVNELLCGTELHQTVQEDKALIYEDWKENILPLLDLAPLKLNPKFFDIEQYFAAKSLISSRSFEIDDYHGFGMVPLADLFNHKTGAEDVHFTAMSSNYESGSDVDGSNNDEGIVKEEVALAQNSSTDMTASIDANVGNNIDSDLESSSVSEDDTSMLEMITIKNVSSGTEVFNTYGLLGNAALLHRYGFTEQDNSYDIVNIDMELVLQWCSSAFSDRHSRARVSLWRRLGYSACGSQDSEYFEISFDGEPQIELLILLHIMLLLDDAYQKLDLSVSVAGNCPESNGGTTHLNGNIFPNEAFNMSKKSLLPKRVCDALLSLADMRESLYGLNSVEDDIEALERCSLDRERKLYHSLVLRINERKILQKLRNYASQPFEINKHSSPRKKMKRTTEKSD, encoded by the exons ATGGCTTCCAG GCGTTTGAGGGCATTCAATCGGTGGATGAAATCGAAGGGTTTCCAGTGGAGCGATGCATTGGAGTTTGTGGATACACCTGGCGAGGGAATATCGGTGAGAGCTTTGTGCCAATTGGAGGAAGGTGATGTTGTGGCCAAAATGCCAAAAGAAGCTTGCCTCACCACCAAGACTAGTGGGGCACGTGAGATCATTGAAGAGGCTGGTTTGGATGGTCATTTGGGGCTAGCATTTGCCATCATGTATGAGAGAAGCTTGGGTGAGGACTCACCTTGGTATGGATACCTTCAACTCTTGCCTCACCAAGAATGCGTGCCAATTGTTTGGACCCTCAATGAAGTAAACGAGCTTTTGTGTGGTACTGAGCTTCACCAG ACTGTGCAAGAAGACAAGGCTCTGATTTACGAGGACTGGAAAGAGAATATTCTTCCCCTATTGGATTTGGCACCTTTAAAGCTAAACCCGAAATTCTTTGACATAGAACAATACTTTGCTGCAAAAAGTCTTATATCTTCTCGATCCTTTGAGATTGATGATTACCATGGTTTTGGCATGGTTCCCTTGGCAGATCT ATTCAATCATAAAACAGGTGCTGAGGATGTGCATTTCACTGCTATGTCCTCTAATTATGAATCAGGTAGTGATGTGGATGGTAGTAATAATGATGAGGGCATTGTTAAGGAAGAAGTAGCATTGGCTCAAAATTCCTCTACAGATATGACTGCATCAATTGATGCTAATGTTGGGAACAACATTGATAGTGATTTGGAGAGTTCTTCAGTTAGCGAAGATGATACTTCTATGTTAGAGATGATTACGATAAAAAATGTCAGTAGTGGAACTGAG GTATTTAATACTTATGGGCTATTGGGTAATGCTGCTTTGCTCCATAGATATGGATTTACCGAGCAAGACAATTCCTATGATATTGTAAACATAGACATGGAGCTGGTACTTCAATGGTGTTCTTCAGCTTTTTCTGACCGCCACAGTAGAGCAAGAGTTTCCCTTTGGAGAAGGTTAGGCTATTCTGCATGTGGCAGCCAAGACTCCGAATATTTTGAGATCTCATTTGACGGAGAACCTCAAATTGAACTCCTCATTTTATTACACATCATGTTATTGCTAGATGATGCTTACCAAAAGTTAGACCTATCGGTATCAGTTGCTGGGAATTGTCCTGAATCAAATGGTGGAACTACCCATCTGAATGGTAATATCTTTCCTAACGAAGCATTTAATATGAGCAAGAAGTCCTTGCTGCCTAAAAGGGTTTGTGATGCCCTGTTGTCGCTAGCTGACATGAGGGAGAGTCTCTATGGTTTGAATTCAGTGGAAGATGATATTGAAGCATTGGAAAGGTGTAGTTTAGATAGAGAGAGGAAACTGTATCATTCTTTGGTGCTGCGCATCAATGAAAGGAAGATTCTTCAAAAGCTCAGAAATTATGCTTCGCAGCCATTTGAAATCAATAAGCATAGTTCACctaggaagaaaatgaaaaggacAACAGAGAAATCGGATTGA